One genomic window of Garra rufa chromosome 2, GarRuf1.0, whole genome shotgun sequence includes the following:
- the tial1 gene encoding nucleolysin TIAR isoform X1 produces the protein MEDESHPKTLYVGNLSRDVTENLILQLFTQIGPCKSCKMITEQSDSTRKVNSIGFSVLQHTSNDPYCFVEFFEHRDAAAALAAMNGRKILGKEVKVNWATTPSSQKKDTSNHFHVFVGDLSPEITTDDIRAAFAPFGKISDARVVKDMTTGKSKGYGFVSFYNKLDAENAIVHMGGQWLGGRQIRTNWATRKPPAPKSVQDNSSKQLRFDEVVNQSSPQNCTVYCGGIQSGLTEHLMRQTFSPFGQIMEIRVFPEKGYSFVRFSSHESAAHAIVSVNGTSIEGHVVKCYWGKESPDMTKNVQPMEYGQWGHWNQMYSNPQQYGQYMTNGWQVPTSYGMYGQTWNQQGFGVEQSQSPAWVGGFGTQPSQAQPGQVMNQANFSMAGYQTQ, from the exons ATGGAAGACGAGAGCCACCCAAAAACCCT CTACGTGGGGAATCTTTCAAGAGATGTAACAGAGAACTTGATTCTTCAGTTATTTACTCAGATTGGGCCATGTAAAAGTTGTAAAATGATAACAGAG CAATCCGATAGCACCAGGAAGGTGAACTCTATTGGATTTTCTGTTTTGCAGCATACGAGCAATGACCCGTATTGCTTTGTGGAGTTCTTTGAACACAGAGACGCCGCAGCTGCTTTGGCCGCCATGAACGGAAGGAAGATTTTGGGAAAG GAAGTCAAGGTAAATTGGGCAACCACTCCTAGCAGTCAGAAGAAAGACACATCCA ATCACTTTCATGTTTTTGTGGGAGATTTGAGCCCTGAGATCACAACCGATGACATCAGAGCTGCGTTTGCACCCTTTGGGAAAATCTC GGATGCACGAGTGGTGAAGGATATGACAACAGGGAAATCAAAGGGGTATGGATTTGTGTCCTTCTATAACAAACTG GATGCCGAGAATGCCATAGTGCACATGGGGGGTCAGTGGCTTGGTGGACGGCAAATCCGGACTAACTGGGCAACTCGGAAACCTCCAGCCCCCAAGAGCGTGCAAGACA ACAGCTCCAAGCAGCTAAGATTTGATGAGGTGGTGAACCAGTCGAGTCCTCAGAACTGCACAGTGTACTGCGGTGGCATTCAGTCAGGTCTCACAG AACACCTTATGCGACAGACGTTTTCTCCATTTGGACAAATAATGGAGATCAGAGTTTTTCCAGAGAAGGGTTATTCTTTTGTCAG GTTCTCCTCTCATGAAAGTGCCGCTCATGCCATCGTCTCGGTGAATGGTACCTCCATCGAAGGTCATGTTGTGAAGTGCTACTGGGGCAAAGAGTCACCTGACATGACCAAAAATGTCCAGCCG ATGGAGTACGGTCAGTGGGGACACTGGAATCAAATGTACAGCAATCCTCAACAATACGGTCAGTACATGACAAATGGCTGGCAAGTGCCTACATCTTACGGCATGTACGGACAAACATGGAATCAGCAAGGATTTGGTGTaga ACAATCACAGTCCCCAGCCTGGGTGGGAGGTTTTGGGACGCAACCCTCTCAGGCTCAGCCTGGCCAAGTGATGAACCAGGCTAACTTTAGCATGGCTGGGTACCAGACACAGTGA
- the tial1 gene encoding nucleolysin TIAR isoform X2, which yields MEDESHPKTLYVGNLSRDVTENLILQLFTQIGPCKSCKMITEHTSNDPYCFVEFFEHRDAAAALAAMNGRKILGKEVKVNWATTPSSQKKDTSNHFHVFVGDLSPEITTDDIRAAFAPFGKISDARVVKDMTTGKSKGYGFVSFYNKLDAENAIVHMGGQWLGGRQIRTNWATRKPPAPKSVQDNSSKQLRFDEVVNQSSPQNCTVYCGGIQSGLTEHLMRQTFSPFGQIMEIRVFPEKGYSFVRFSSHESAAHAIVSVNGTSIEGHVVKCYWGKESPDMTKNVQPMEYGQWGHWNQMYSNPQQYGQYMTNGWQVPTSYGMYGQTWNQQGFGVEQSQSPAWVGGFGTQPSQAQPGQVMNQANFSMAGYQTQ from the exons ATGGAAGACGAGAGCCACCCAAAAACCCT CTACGTGGGGAATCTTTCAAGAGATGTAACAGAGAACTTGATTCTTCAGTTATTTACTCAGATTGGGCCATGTAAAAGTTGTAAAATGATAACAGAG CATACGAGCAATGACCCGTATTGCTTTGTGGAGTTCTTTGAACACAGAGACGCCGCAGCTGCTTTGGCCGCCATGAACGGAAGGAAGATTTTGGGAAAG GAAGTCAAGGTAAATTGGGCAACCACTCCTAGCAGTCAGAAGAAAGACACATCCA ATCACTTTCATGTTTTTGTGGGAGATTTGAGCCCTGAGATCACAACCGATGACATCAGAGCTGCGTTTGCACCCTTTGGGAAAATCTC GGATGCACGAGTGGTGAAGGATATGACAACAGGGAAATCAAAGGGGTATGGATTTGTGTCCTTCTATAACAAACTG GATGCCGAGAATGCCATAGTGCACATGGGGGGTCAGTGGCTTGGTGGACGGCAAATCCGGACTAACTGGGCAACTCGGAAACCTCCAGCCCCCAAGAGCGTGCAAGACA ACAGCTCCAAGCAGCTAAGATTTGATGAGGTGGTGAACCAGTCGAGTCCTCAGAACTGCACAGTGTACTGCGGTGGCATTCAGTCAGGTCTCACAG AACACCTTATGCGACAGACGTTTTCTCCATTTGGACAAATAATGGAGATCAGAGTTTTTCCAGAGAAGGGTTATTCTTTTGTCAG GTTCTCCTCTCATGAAAGTGCCGCTCATGCCATCGTCTCGGTGAATGGTACCTCCATCGAAGGTCATGTTGTGAAGTGCTACTGGGGCAAAGAGTCACCTGACATGACCAAAAATGTCCAGCCG ATGGAGTACGGTCAGTGGGGACACTGGAATCAAATGTACAGCAATCCTCAACAATACGGTCAGTACATGACAAATGGCTGGCAAGTGCCTACATCTTACGGCATGTACGGACAAACATGGAATCAGCAAGGATTTGGTGTaga ACAATCACAGTCCCCAGCCTGGGTGGGAGGTTTTGGGACGCAACCCTCTCAGGCTCAGCCTGGCCAAGTGATGAACCAGGCTAACTTTAGCATGGCTGGGTACCAGACACAGTGA
- the tial1 gene encoding nucleolysin TIAR isoform X3: MDARVVKDMTTGKSKGYGFVSFYNKLDAENAIVHMGGQWLGGRQIRTNWATRKPPAPKSVQDNSSKQLRFDEVVNQSSPQNCTVYCGGIQSGLTEHLMRQTFSPFGQIMEIRVFPEKGYSFVRFSSHESAAHAIVSVNGTSIEGHVVKCYWGKESPDMTKNVQPMEYGQWGHWNQMYSNPQQYGQYMTNGWQVPTSYGMYGQTWNQQGFGVEQSQSPAWVGGFGTQPSQAQPGQVMNQANFSMAGYQTQ, translated from the exons AT GGATGCACGAGTGGTGAAGGATATGACAACAGGGAAATCAAAGGGGTATGGATTTGTGTCCTTCTATAACAAACTG GATGCCGAGAATGCCATAGTGCACATGGGGGGTCAGTGGCTTGGTGGACGGCAAATCCGGACTAACTGGGCAACTCGGAAACCTCCAGCCCCCAAGAGCGTGCAAGACA ACAGCTCCAAGCAGCTAAGATTTGATGAGGTGGTGAACCAGTCGAGTCCTCAGAACTGCACAGTGTACTGCGGTGGCATTCAGTCAGGTCTCACAG AACACCTTATGCGACAGACGTTTTCTCCATTTGGACAAATAATGGAGATCAGAGTTTTTCCAGAGAAGGGTTATTCTTTTGTCAG GTTCTCCTCTCATGAAAGTGCCGCTCATGCCATCGTCTCGGTGAATGGTACCTCCATCGAAGGTCATGTTGTGAAGTGCTACTGGGGCAAAGAGTCACCTGACATGACCAAAAATGTCCAGCCG ATGGAGTACGGTCAGTGGGGACACTGGAATCAAATGTACAGCAATCCTCAACAATACGGTCAGTACATGACAAATGGCTGGCAAGTGCCTACATCTTACGGCATGTACGGACAAACATGGAATCAGCAAGGATTTGGTGTaga ACAATCACAGTCCCCAGCCTGGGTGGGAGGTTTTGGGACGCAACCCTCTCAGGCTCAGCCTGGCCAAGTGATGAACCAGGCTAACTTTAGCATGGCTGGGTACCAGACACAGTGA
- the bag3 gene encoding BAG family molecular chaperone regulator 3 gives MAQYTGAKQYQSMKTLSPVETMATNDPLPPGWEIKIDPQTGWPFFVDHNNRTTTWNDPRHDTKKIFSNGPSMSPESPQDMHKSFLQEMRQPMLRQGYIPIPVSHENTEPRLQQYPSFSYIHPAVQQNFRSDGRTPSPTPTAHCRPRSPVQAPSEACLSCSPASHGPEVHQPQGAHQQMSGLHQHPRPSNTGLRAGYIPIPVIHEGLGSNLQSQPSQSSQPTREKIPIYREQVPIQIQQNRAASPILVPLRAQSPVMSQIMGERPQVQQHIGHAAISPKTEQPVEEIVRSPTFEVPIQRVSEIPQQIHHQPVQPQHQQPTQAPQPKAQQPVPLSPQVSETSNITIQFPPAPEPQETAAPQTPQEIPPPQFQPEETPEPDLSHPGLIKVQQILERVEKLAQNVKSFDGKKNDKRYLILEEMLTKELLALDSVDPEGRPDVRQARRDGVRRVQTILDALEMFGEPTEGLAGDMYPEAKGEPSMIDHANTEKFKEIS, from the exons ATGGCACAATATACGGGAGCGAAGCAATATCAGAGTATGAAAACACTGTCTCCAGTCGAAACGATGGCAACGAACGATCCTCTACCACCTGGGTGGGAGATCAAAATTGACCCGCAGACAGGTTGGCCGTTTTTTGTGGATCACAACAATCGTACAACGACGTGGAACGATCCGCGGCATGACACGAAAAAG ATTTTTTCAAATGGCCCATCTATGTCCCCCGAGTCTCCTCAGGACATGCACAAATCCTTTCTTCAAGAGATGAGGCAACCAATGCTACGCCAGGGCTACATCCCCATCCCAGTCTCCCATGAAAACACTGAACCCAGGCTGCAGCAGTACCCGAGTTTCTCCTACATCCATCCAGCAGTGCAGCAAAATTTTAGATCGGATGGACGTACGCCTTCCCCGACCCCAACAGCACACTGTCGGCCTAGATCTCCAGTGCAGGCCCCATCAGAAGCATGTCTGTCTTGCTCACCTGCTTCACACGGACCTGAG GTTCATCAACCACAGGGCGCACACCAACAAATGAGTGGCCTTCATCAACACCCCCGACCCAGCAATACAGGTCTCCGGGCGGGCTACATCCCCATTCCGGTGATCCATGAGGGTTTAGGGAGCAACTTGCAATCCCAGCCTAGCCAAAGTTCTCAACCAACACGAGAAAAAATTCCAATCTACCGTGAACAAGTGCCCATTCAGATTCAGCAGAATCGAGCTGCCAGTCCCATCCTGGTCCCTTTAAGGGCCCAGTCACCAGTCATGTCTCAGATCATGGGAGAGAGACCTCAG GTCCAGCAACACATTGGACACGCAGCAATATCACCTAAAACTGAACAACCAGTTGAAGAAATTGTCAGATCGCCTACATTTGAGGTTCCCATTCAAAGAGTGAGTGAAATTCCACAGCAAATACATCATCAGCCAGTACAACCACAACATCAACAACCTACACAAGCACCTCAGCCAAAAGCACAACAACCCGTACCGCTGTCACCGCAGGTATCAGAGACATCCAATATTACCATACAATTTCCTCCAGCACCAGAACCCCAGGAAACTGCCGCCCCTCAAACACCTCAAGAGATCCCACCCCCACAATTCCAGCCTGAGGAGACTCCAGAACCAGATCTGAGTCACCCAGGACTGATCAAAGTGCAGCAGATATTGGAACGTGTGGAGAAACTGGCACAAAATGTGAAAAGTTTCGATGGGAAGAAGAATGATAAAAGATACTTGATTCTGGAGGAGATGCTGACCAAAGAACTTCTGGCTCTGGACTCGGTAGACCCCGAAGGTCGCCCAGATGTACGTCAGGCTCGGAGGGATGGCGTCCGAAGAGTTCAAACCATTCTAGATGCACTGGAGATGTTCGGAGAGCCGACGGAAGGGCTGGCTGGTGACATGTACCCTGAGGCGAAAGGAGAGCCGAGTATGATTGACCACGCAAACACAGAGAAGTTCAAGGAGATTTCATAA